Proteins encoded together in one Lathyrus oleraceus cultivar Zhongwan6 chromosome 5, CAAS_Psat_ZW6_1.0, whole genome shotgun sequence window:
- the LOC127082278 gene encoding uncharacterized protein LOC127082278: MVRGKMKKAQDRQKSYADHRRRPLEFDEGGHVFLKATSRLRLKGPFKLQKISLRYVEPYQVIERIGEVAYKLALPPSILEMHDVFHVSQLRKFILNSLQLILPDSIEVEADLTFELLLSRIAGREVKVLTNKGILLVNVQYDESYLGDATWELESEMREACPHLFQVEIQVIQKVFL, encoded by the exons ATGGTACGTGGTAAGATGAAGAAAGCACAAGATCGTCAAAAGAGCTATGCAGATCACAGAAGAAGACCATTAGAATTTGATGAAGGTGGTCATGTATTCTTGAAGGCGACTTCGAGGTTGAGACTGAAAGGACCGTTTAAATTACAGAAGATAAGTTTGAGATACGTGGAGCCATACCAGGTTATAGAGAGGATTGGAGAAGTAGCTTACAAATTAGCCTTACCACCTTCTATATTAGAAATGCATGACGTTTTCCACGTATCTCAACTTCGAAAGTTCATTCTAAATTCTCTTCAGCTTATTCTTCCAGATTCAATAGAAGTAGAAGCAGATTTGACTTTCGAACTTCTACTAAGTCGTATCGCAGGACGAGAAGTTAAGGTATTAACAAATAAGGGGATCCTTCTTGTTAATGTGCAATATGATGAATCATATCTAGGCGATGCTACCTGGGAACTGGAGTCAGAAATGCGAGAAGCTTGCCCTCATCTCTTCCAA GTGGAAATCCAAGTGATACAGAAAGTATTTTTGTGA
- the LOC127082279 gene encoding uncharacterized protein LOC127082279 yields the protein MDEKLEEMSTQPGFAQSPYGVILFNQRICVPDDTELKRKVLEEGHKGVFTIHPGSSKMYQDLKKDYWWPGMKKDIVEYVSECITKRTIQTLEDMLRACVLESEGNWKELLPLIEFAYNNSYHASIKMAPYEALYGRKCRTPLCWTEVGEERILGPEIIQETT from the exons ATGGATGAGAAGTTGGAAGAGATGTCGACTCAACCAGGTTTCGCTCAATCACCATATGGAGTTATTCTATTTAATCAAAGGATTTGTGTTCCAGATGATACCGAGCTGAAAAGAAAAGTTTTAGAGGAAGGTCACAAAGGGGTGTTTACCATACATCCAGGTTCATcgaagatgtatcaagacttgaagaaggacTACTGGTGGCCTGGAATGAAGAAGGATATTGTAGAGTATGTTTCGGAATGCATA ACTAAACGGACGATACAGACACTAGAAGATATGTTAAGAGCTTGTGTACTTGAAAGTGAAGGGAATTGGAAGGAGCTCTTACCATTGATTGAATTCGCATATAACAATAGTTATCATGCAAGTATCAAGATGGCTCCTTATGAAGCCTTGTATGGACGGAAGTGTAGAACACCTCTATGTTGGACGGAAGTTGGTGAAGAAAGAATCTTAGGACCAGAGATTATTCAAGAGACTACATAA